One genomic region from Thermoleptolyngbya sichuanensis A183 encodes:
- a CDS encoding DMT family transporter gives MTGLTAFRGELAALAAALIWAIASIAFTKLGRRLSPTALNVSKGLISIGLIGLTLGLRGAGPPAANGSAIWLLGLSGAIGIGLGDTAYFASLNCLGARRGLLLESLAPPLTALLALLVLQERLSGAAWLGIGLTVGGVAWVIVERSPDPGIPRDRPLRGLVFGLIAALSQASGAVLSRAALSTTDISPLWGTLIRLVAGLGVVLLWLLVKPAQFRSVGKEMSQLRSPRFLSIVAGTAFASTFLGIWLQQTALKFAPAGVAQSLLATSPLFVIPIAVALGDRVSLRAVLGVLVAIAGIWLLFWRG, from the coding sequence GTGACGGGGTTGACGGCGTTTCGGGGAGAACTGGCGGCGCTGGCGGCGGCCCTGATCTGGGCGATCGCCTCCATCGCGTTCACAAAACTCGGTCGGCGGCTCTCGCCCACGGCGCTGAATGTGTCTAAGGGGCTGATTTCCATTGGGCTGATTGGGCTGACGCTGGGGCTGCGGGGGGCGGGGCCGCCAGCGGCAAACGGGTCAGCTATTTGGCTGCTGGGGCTGAGCGGGGCGATCGGCATTGGGCTGGGCGACACGGCCTATTTTGCATCGCTGAACTGCCTTGGGGCGCGGCGGGGCCTCTTGCTAGAATCGCTGGCTCCCCCGCTGACGGCGCTGCTAGCGCTGCTGGTTTTGCAAGAGCGGCTGAGCGGGGCGGCGTGGCTGGGCATTGGGCTGACGGTGGGCGGCGTGGCGTGGGTGATTGTGGAGCGATCGCCCGACCCAGGAATTCCCCGCGATCGCCCCCTACGCGGCCTGGTCTTTGGACTGATTGCGGCACTCAGCCAGGCCAGCGGGGCTGTCCTCTCGCGGGCGGCGCTTTCGACCACCGACATCAGCCCGCTGTGGGGCACGCTGATTCGGCTGGTGGCGGGGCTGGGGGTGGTGCTGCTGTGGCTCTTGGTCAAACCGGCGCAGTTTCGCAGCGTGGGCAAGGAGATGAGTCAGTTGCGATCGCCCCGCTTTTTGAGCATCGTCGCCGGGACGGCCTTTGCCAGCACGTTTCTGGGCATTTGGCTCCAGCAAACCGCCCTAAAGTTCGCGCCAGCAGGTGTCGCCCAATCGCTGCTGGCCACCAGCCCGCTATTTGTGATTCCGATTGCCGTTGCGCTGGGCGATCGCGTGAGTCTCCGGGCGGTGCTGGGGGTGCTGGTGGCGATCGCCGGAATTTGGCTGCTGTTCTGGCGGGGCTGA
- a CDS encoding peptidoglycan recognition protein family protein yields MAQRLLQAMVATLLVVLLMNGAAAIPRFSRPEPAPRPLAPEVPAAADPAIPPDRVPLPVPPDPIPNDQRQVLVPGKADLSSVRVPYPIMREVASSYTPRQEIAPPHPTNFGYRFLTDAAGRPVNNDPIIVLHETVGSASSAINTFRTPHPNDADQRSYHALIRLNGTVVYIVPPEYRAFGAGNSVFDGPNGRETVNTNPQFPPSVNNFAYHISLETPGDGRGNQARHSGYTSAQYQSLAWLTARTGIPTNRITTHRAVDRSGSRSDPRSFDRERFLALLGQFAG; encoded by the coding sequence ATGGCACAACGGCTATTGCAGGCAATGGTGGCCACGCTACTGGTGGTCTTGCTGATGAACGGGGCAGCGGCAATTCCCCGGTTTTCGCGGCCAGAGCCTGCGCCCCGTCCCCTAGCGCCGGAGGTTCCCGCCGCTGCCGACCCTGCTATTCCGCCCGATCGCGTGCCGCTGCCCGTGCCGCCCGACCCCATCCCCAACGACCAGCGGCAGGTTCTGGTTCCTGGCAAAGCGGATTTGTCCAGCGTGCGCGTGCCCTATCCCATCATGCGCGAGGTGGCTTCCAGCTATACGCCGCGCCAGGAAATTGCGCCGCCCCACCCGACCAACTTTGGCTATCGATTTTTGACGGATGCTGCGGGTCGCCCCGTCAACAATGACCCAATTATCGTGCTACATGAAACGGTTGGCTCGGCCAGCAGCGCCATCAACACCTTCCGCACGCCCCATCCCAACGATGCCGACCAGCGCAGCTATCACGCCCTGATCCGGCTAAACGGGACGGTGGTGTATATCGTGCCGCCGGAGTATCGCGCTTTTGGGGCGGGAAATTCGGTGTTTGACGGGCCAAACGGTCGAGAGACGGTGAATACCAATCCGCAGTTTCCGCCCTCGGTGAATAACTTCGCCTATCACATTTCTCTGGAAACCCCCGGCGACGGACGCGGTAACCAAGCGCGACACAGCGGCTATACGTCGGCTCAGTATCAATCCTTGGCCTGGCTGACTGCCCGCACGGGCATCCCGACCAACCGCATCACCACCCATCGAGCCGTCGATCGCTCTGGCAGCCGCAGCGACCCGCGCAGTTTTGACCGGGAGCGGTTTCTGGCGCTGCTGGGGCAGTTTGCCGGGTGA
- a CDS encoding ABC transporter substrate-binding protein, which translates to MTSNRFSRTTRRRFLQFSAAAVSGVALSNCGRSPSESGAAPGAAPDSDSSPATTAAGSLYLYTWADYSSPALYQRFQEKTGIEVIADVYDGNEVMLAKMQAGGGNQYSILYPSDYMVRQMIELEMLTKIDQSRLPGLANLRDRWQDPLYDSKNAHSVPVSWGTTGLIYNSNVLNPGPEDWDYLWENKDKLARKMTLLDDPRETMGAVLKSLGHSYNSTNPAELQEAYQKLRELKPAVRAFESFGWEDRLIAGDLVLCMTYSILGNALPAEHPELKYVIPKSGTSVWTDTMVIPTTAPNVDAAYEWMNFMLDPETAAFASSELKFATPNQKAFDLLPAELRSNTNLYPDDAMMATFEGIKDLGADNEQYDKLWTQLKAG; encoded by the coding sequence ATGACCTCCAACCGCTTTTCCCGCACCACACGCCGCCGCTTTTTGCAATTTTCTGCTGCTGCCGTTTCGGGTGTGGCTCTGAGCAACTGCGGCCGCAGCCCGTCGGAGTCTGGTGCAGCGCCCGGAGCCGCACCAGACTCCGACAGCAGCCCCGCCACCACGGCCGCTGGTTCGCTGTACCTCTACACCTGGGCAGACTATTCTAGCCCCGCGCTCTACCAGCGGTTTCAGGAGAAAACGGGTATTGAGGTGATTGCCGATGTGTATGACGGCAACGAAGTCATGCTGGCCAAGATGCAGGCAGGCGGCGGCAACCAGTACAGCATTCTGTATCCGTCGGACTATATGGTGCGGCAGATGATCGAGTTGGAGATGCTGACCAAGATTGATCAGTCGCGGTTGCCGGGGCTGGCAAACTTGCGCGATCGCTGGCAAGACCCGCTCTACGATTCCAAAAACGCGCACAGCGTCCCCGTTAGTTGGGGCACGACCGGATTGATCTACAACAGTAACGTACTCAATCCGGGCCCCGAAGATTGGGACTATCTCTGGGAAAATAAGGATAAGCTAGCCCGCAAGATGACGCTGCTCGATGACCCCCGCGAAACGATGGGCGCAGTGCTGAAGTCTCTGGGGCATTCCTACAATTCCACCAATCCCGCTGAGCTACAGGAAGCCTACCAAAAGCTGCGGGAGCTAAAGCCTGCGGTGCGGGCGTTCGAGTCCTTTGGGTGGGAAGATCGGCTGATCGCGGGCGATCTGGTGCTGTGCATGACCTACTCGATTTTGGGCAATGCGCTGCCCGCAGAACATCCCGAACTGAAATACGTGATTCCCAAGAGCGGCACCTCAGTTTGGACTGATACGATGGTGATTCCTACGACTGCGCCGAATGTGGACGCGGCCTACGAGTGGATGAACTTCATGCTCGACCCCGAAACGGCTGCTTTTGCATCCAGCGAACTGAAGTTTGCCACGCCCAACCAAAAGGCGTTTGACCTGCTGCCTGCGGAACTTCGGTCTAATACGAACTTGTACCCTGACGATGCGATGATGGCCACGTTTGAGGGCATTAAGGATTTGGGTGCAGACAATGAGCAGTATGACAAGCTGTGGACTCAGTTGAAAGCAGGTTAG
- a CDS encoding LysR family transcriptional regulator: MNQDNIKLSQLRALVAVAESGNFGEAGLQLGVSQSAVSHAIATLESELGVILFTRGRRGAHLTPVGDRILGHARQMLHLLEVMDKEANLAKGLQGGQVRVASFRSAATHLLPDIIAEFRQDYPGITVSIEEFRGAAEIEQSLREGRVDIALFCWGASVEEFDTWTLCQDEYVALLPPDAELQHRPLTWEELTSFPMIMPVDTDHCYYLIRTHLAVQKVPIQPAYKISEDSTIVSMVMRGLGATIMAQLAAEPLPPGIQVYPLPVPLMREFQVAVRKDALHPPAVYAFLDALRRSAPPEQQPNSGDRHQHPQHRPETHAIAQRNGNRNHK; the protein is encoded by the coding sequence ATGAACCAGGACAATATCAAGCTTTCGCAACTGCGGGCGCTGGTAGCCGTGGCAGAATCGGGCAACTTTGGCGAAGCGGGGCTGCAACTGGGCGTGTCGCAGTCGGCGGTGAGCCATGCGATCGCCACTTTGGAGTCTGAATTGGGCGTGATCTTGTTCACGCGGGGGCGGCGCGGGGCGCATCTAACACCCGTGGGCGATCGCATCTTGGGCCATGCCCGCCAAATGCTGCACCTGCTGGAGGTGATGGATAAGGAAGCCAACCTGGCGAAGGGACTCCAGGGCGGTCAGGTGCGGGTGGCCTCGTTTCGCAGCGCGGCAACGCACCTGCTGCCCGACATCATCGCCGAGTTTCGCCAGGACTATCCCGGCATCACCGTCAGCATTGAGGAATTTCGCGGAGCCGCCGAGATTGAGCAAAGCCTGCGCGAGGGGCGCGTTGATATTGCCCTGTTTTGCTGGGGCGCGTCGGTGGAAGAGTTCGACACCTGGACGCTGTGCCAGGATGAATACGTGGCGCTGCTGCCGCCCGATGCCGAGTTGCAGCACCGACCGCTGACCTGGGAGGAACTGACGAGCTTTCCGATGATCATGCCCGTCGATACCGACCACTGCTATTACCTGATTCGTACCCACCTGGCGGTGCAGAAGGTTCCTATTCAGCCTGCCTACAAGATCAGCGAAGATTCCACCATCGTCAGCATGGTGATGCGGGGGCTGGGCGCGACGATCATGGCGCAACTGGCAGCCGAACCGCTGCCGCCGGGAATTCAGGTGTATCCGCTGCCTGTGCCGCTGATGCGCGAATTTCAGGTGGCGGTTCGCAAAGACGCGCTACATCCGCCTGCGGTCTACGCCTTTTTGGATGCGCTGAGGCGGTCAGCCCCGCCAGAACAGCAGCCAAATTCCGGCGATCGCCACCAGCACCCCCAGCACCGCCCGGAGACTCACGCGATCGCCCAGCGCAACGGCAATCGGAATCACAAATAG